CTGTGGCCAAAAGCACTTATAGCTGAGACTGCAAAGCATTCCCTGAGGCTAACCAGCAGAGAGACACCTCTCCTGGCACTAGGCCCACGTAGCTTCGCAGGAACACACACTGTGTGTGGCAGTCAGTAATGCGGTGGTCCTTCTGCCAGGAGCCTATGTATTTGTTGTGCTCAAGAAGGATAGTGGCTACACACAGGAGACTCTTACTGCTGAGCTACGAGAGCTGATCTCAAAGAAGATTGCTAAGTATGCAGCTCCAGAGTACGTTCAGGTAACAACTACAGGTTTGTCCAACACCTACCCCTGCAGCCTGGCCAACCTCTTTCCCTTAGCCTTAGCTCTGCTGTTTCCTGTCGCAGGTCACACACAGGCTGCCCAAGACACGCTCTGGGAAGATTATGCGTCGGGTGCTAAGGAAGATTGTGGAGGACAAGGCCAGTGAACTTGGGGACCTAACTACCCTAGATGACCATGAAGCTGTGCAGCAGATCATAGAGGGACGCAAGCGCCTAGTGGAGGGGCAGAGGAGCCGCTAGCTTGGCTCTCCCTGCAACCACCTGCTCTCCCTTCACTGTAAAATCGGGGCCAGGCCCAGAAATGTCACTGGGCTACTGGTGCTCAGTAAGTGACACAGAGACTGAATCTCCACTGCAGAGCCTCAAACTAAACTCTCCATAACAGAGACCCTCAAAACCTTTGCCTCTGCATGCACGTACAAGATAGGAGAGATTTTGATGCAACGTAGACAGATGTTTCCTCCCCCAAAAAGCAGAGGGCCAAAAGCCCTCCTTGAGGCTCCTTGTGCCTTGCAGTAGCTGTGGAGTGAGGAACAGGGCAGGATGCTGTGCCCAGCCCTGGATATGTATATTACTCTTACCCTTGCTCTGCTCTTCAGCAATAGTCTAGTCTGAGACCACTACCAACATGAAAGCATTTCCTCCAAAGCAAACAGTAAAAGGACAAGATACAGCAGCCTGATTGACAAATACTGACTCTTCTCCATAGGTCTTTGGCTAACAGGCCCCcaattttaatacaaaaatgttCCTTTGACCTGTAACCTCGTGTCATAAGGAAAGCAGAGATATGCCCTTCTCTCTGCCAGCATTCCCCCCACCTTAGAACATGTCTTTGACAACTGCTGCTGCCACAGGTACTGAAGTctgttctgcagagctgcttatcAAAGAAGCCAAGGTCACTGAGAGGAGAACAGCAGGCTGCATCCCAGTCATGCAACACTGCCTCCTGGACAAGTAGAGGCAGCTTTGCCCACTGCTTCTACCAGCCCCAAGAGGTGGTCTCTTTCTGCAGCCCAGTGCTCAGCCCCTTCCCCCTTGAGAAGCAGAGAGGGGGGAACAGCAGGCAGGGAGAAGGGTTGGGTAGACTTGTCTGCTCCTGGCAGAACCCCACAATGAGCTCAGACTTGGCCCTGAGTCCCATCAGCAAAATCCGGAAATGGTCTTGCACCAAACTGATTCCTTGTTGATAGCTGTTGGGTCTGCAGCTCCACATCTGCTACTCAGAGCTCTCCCAAGGGTGAGTAGGTTCTGCAGCTGGTCAGAATAGGGCATGTTTTTCAGCATTCTTCTCCAGCTGGGAGCTGCTTCATCTTCTCGCATCGTGTGAGCTCCCATCTTCCCTCCCCATGAAGTTTCAAAATCCAGCTGTGGAACTGCCATTCGGAAACACGACAACTGAGAGATGTTTCTATAAGGGCATGTCCACCCATATCAAGGTTCTCCAGCCTTGCTCACTTTTCCTTGCTGTCTGCCCTCTCTCACTGCTAGCAGGGAggcttgtgctgcctccccatcTCACCTTTTCCAGGCTGGCTCTGTGTCCCACACTGACCAGCGtcatgcccagctgaaggcacACACGGTACAGTTCGTGCTCCACCTCTTCTGTCAGGGCACTGGTGGCTTCATCTAGCACTGAGAGAAAAGCTGTAAGCCCCACAAAGTCCATCCCCTCCAGCCTGTAATCTCTTCCCCACACCAGGCAGGAGAGCAAGCAGTTGCCAAGAACATTGTGCATACTAACCAGAGCTCACCAACAGCAACTGTAGAAGGCAAGTAAGGAGAAGCCTAAGGTCCTCCATTTACCTCTGACACAGCTCTCTTAGCCAACTGGGAAAGCTGGCCTTCTCCACAGGCCCTCAAATCCACCCACACAGTGCAGTTCACCTCATGCATCTCCCTCGATGGCTGCCAGCCACTGCCTCATCCCCTTGGTTGTGAAAGCCAAGATGTGACCTTCCcaagtcctgcgaaagaagggaTGTGGGCCAGAGCCCCTGGCTGAACTGCAGCCTGTTCTCTCCTCTGGTTGGGACCCTACATGCAGGAGCCAGGACAGCTTCTGGCAGCTTCCTCTCAGTTAAGGGAAAATACTATAGACCTGGAGCAGATAAATTTAATCTGTTTTACATCATTTCTACAACTGTTAGTTTTCGATGCGCCAATTCCTTCTGCCAGTACAGCACAGAGCAGTACTGCAGGCTTCAGGGGAAAAGAGATACTTAAATGTGGCTACCTGCTCCTAACACTGGCTCTGTTCACTGGCACACACATCCACCTTGGCCCACAAGGCCCCCAGGCTAACTCCTCCaacactctctctctcccctgaccCTGGAGCGGTCATTAGCAGTCTAAGTGGGCAGAGGAATTTGACCCATCTACAAACAAGAGCTGCTTTTGTGACCTCTCAGAACTGCATCTACCACTGTCTTCTTTTGCTGTGCTATAACTAAATTTCCCAGGGCAGGCTGTCTCCAGAACTCCCCAAGGGTTCACAAGCTTCAGAAATGGCAGCTAACACCATGCTCCCTAGGATGCATGCTTCTTTACACGGCAACCAGTGAGCAAGCTGAGGGGGTGCTGTTTCAGGTGTAATCAAACCTGGATAAGGAACACTAATTACTAGTTGCATAAGAGTAGGATGTTTTACACAGCCTCTTGATTTACCTCCCTCCACACACATAAGGAAATGTTTTCACCTCTAAATCCTCTGTGTGCTACTCTGCCTAAAATCATGACCAAGACCAAGAATGTTCCTGGCAAAGGAGAAGGGAATTCATGAGCTGTCTTTGTACCCGTTGCCTTTTACGCCAAATGCCTTGCTAGTCTCTCCAGCCTGCAGCCTGTCACTCACCTGCATATCTGGGCTGGAGGTAGAAGAGCCGTGCAAATGACAGCCTCTGCATCTCCCCTGGGGACAGGACATCATACCTGCAGCAGGGTCAACGTTCAGAATCTCCCTtcatgaagggagctcatttgCTGAAGAGCTTATGGTTACCGATGTCGCAGACCACAGCAAGCAGCTGTTCCTGtgtgccccccttccccccccccgctcccccctctaCACACAAGCACACtctcagggcagctcccctccaGGCCAGGCTCTCAGATGCAGCATGGGACTGGCTATGCACACCTGAGCACAGTCGATTGCCTTGAGAGCAGCGTGGCTGGTGATGTTGGCACTGAGGCTTGGGGCATGAAGCCTTTGCCCCTGCAATGTGCCCATCACCTGCAAGGCACATCTGGACACAGAAGATAGTCATAAGTCCAGCAGCAGTGGGCATCTGCTTAGAAATGTTCCCACCCAGAGGGATCATCCAAATTCAAACAGATGGTGAGTTCCCTTACCAGTTCCAATCCACCTGCTGGTCCAGTCCCCCAGCCCTTGCCAGCAAATCAGACTGCAGAGAGTACAGCAGAGACCTGTGAACATAGCCCCAGCCCTGGCAGCCCACAGCAGACACAGCCCTGCGCATAACCACCTCCTCCCtgcttctccaccttttctcACTTGATCTGAAGTTGTTCTGATATCCCCCCTCCCCTGCTGTTCCCATGGACAGTCCTGTCCCAGCTGCAAACAACTCCCTCACACATGCAGCACATGGTTATGCTGTGCTGCTTCAATACCTTGTCCCTTCTTCCCCCACCTTGACAGCATCAGACAAGAACAGAGCAACTCTACTAGAGACTCACCAGCCCTGCCAGCTCCAGGAAACGAACAATTCTCTCATCATCTGCAGACCCTAGGGGAGAAAATGCATCAGCAAAGGCAACATGTGGTGAGGCCATAGCAGCAAGGAAGAGTCATAGCAGAGGGCAGAAGCATCCCTGATTTGCCTGGAAGGTTTGGTGAATGGGTCTCCCAAGTCTGATGTAGCTGACTCAACCAGTTAATATCTCAGGTCCTGAGCTCTGGCCCACAGAGAGCTCCCAAAGACCAACCTTCCTTAAATATGTTAACCATGTCTGCAAACAGCATGACAGGAGGTTGGGCTCTATAGGTGCATCTGAGACTTGGCTCAGTCCATGATCACAGATGGGCACAGCCAGAACACAGGGTTCCAGACTTCAATTGCCAAGACCCTGCCTATTGGCCACTGTCTTGTACCTGGCTGCTCTGCACACTGCAGGTGTTGGAGTCACAGGATCAGAGCATGGGAACAACCAGCAGAAGGATCTCATGTGGGACAGGAAAAAGCTCAGGGCTAGGGTGAACCAGCTGGGGAACAGAACAGACACCTGAGCTAGTGCAGTCATCAGCTGTGGAGGCTGAGCAGAAGGGTTGTGCATCTGCCATAGGCCCTCTGAAGCTACTAAAGAGACACATGAATATCTGATGGCTACAGTTCATTCTCTGTGAGGCTGCAACTCCCAAATGTTTGAAAGCAGCATGTAGCACTGCTTCACTGGGAGAGAAGCTTAAACCTGGATAACTGCAGCAGCTTCTGATCAGATGTATAATCTCTGGCTTGGGAAGagggcaggggagagaaaggatCCACTTAGTCTGACCATGATAGTATGCAAGGCCCCAGAAGAAAAGGAACAGTTAAAGATGAAGGTGAATGGAAAATGAGATAATGGCAAGcatggcttgcccaaaggcaggtTGTACCAGACAGATCAGATGTAGCCCCACAGCAAGTTCAGAAAGCAGCAGGGTGCCTCAACATATATCATGCTTTAGCATAGCATGCAGAGTACAGCCACCCTGACCTAATACTATCAAGATAATAGAGTCTCCTTGAGAGGGAAGGAACACAGAGCTGATCTTAAGCTACAGAAAGTTAAATCTTCCAAGGAAAAGCTGAGAGCAACAAAAGTGAAATGGATTAGTACTCTTGATGGGGCGTGGTAGGACAGAAACTGGGTTGGGCACAGGACAGTGAGAGCTGAGATGGCAGGGTTGGTTAATTGCTTTGATGAATTTCCACACACCTGAAACTGGATAGATCTCCTTCAGAGGATAGATCACCTGGTTAAGAGAGCAAAAGGAGCCATATTAGAGGGCGCTGGACACGTAGTTCACCAGAAATGCAACAGTGGTGGCCCAAAAGGCATGAGGGAAGAAGCAGCCACACACATCCCCCCTCTTGCCAGCCTCTCTGCAGCGCAGAGGTTCACAAGGGCTTGACGTAGCCCCTGGTCAGGAGCCGTGAGAGCCCCCCACTGAGCTCGGCCAGCCAGCCCGTGCAGCTGGCCCCTGGCTCACCTGGTCACGCAGGCTTCCGTCAGTGAAGAATGGCCTCTGCGGCAGGAACACGACTCCATGGGGGCCAAAGCAGGTCAGCATCTCGACGCTCCCTGCACAGAGACACACTCATGCCAAGCCTGCAGCACCAGCCAGCAACTCCCCACTGCCCCCTGTGCAGTCCTGTGATAGAGAGCCTTGCAAATTAGCCAACAAATGCCAGAAAAGGCAAATCTGCAACACAGCAAAGCAATGAGAGTCAGAGCAGAGCATGCAATACAGAGAAGTGGCGGCTCAAATGCATCAGTGACACATTTACCATCACAAGTGGCACTGGCCTCGCAACCCCACACTGCCACCTTCTAAACTCAGCAAGGGCAGCCCTGCCAACCAAGAGGGTGCCATAGAGGGTGGTAGTCCTTACCCTGTGTACTCTCCCAGAGTCCCCCGAGGACCCTCAGAAGAGATGTCTTCCCAGTGCCAGTGTTCCCCACAATCATCACACTGCTCCCTTGTGAGATCCTGAGGCTCAGGTCCTTGATGAGCAGCTTGCCAGAGGATGGCACCGAGAGCGTCACTCGCTCCAGAAGGAAAGCTGTGTTCCCTGGCATTGGGTCCTCCCCAGCATGGCTGCTGCACCACCACCAAGACAGAGGAGGAGAGATCTGGGGGTAAGTGATCACACTGAGGCTGGCAAAGACCAGGCACCTTCCCTGCACCTTAGACAACCTGTGCCTCTGTGACAGTAGTCCTGTCCCACACTCCCCGGGAATGACAGGTCATGGTGAGCACGGCACTGCCTGCTCCAGCTAACTATATGTAATGGGCTGTGACACCAAGGGCGACCTCCATCCAGTGATGGTCCCACATTCTGGCATGCAGTTGCAAGCCAGCAAGTTGCTGAGGGGAGACTCACTTGTCCAAGTCCCAGCTGTCTTTGGCTTCTGAgtagttagctttttttttcctgccaaggcTCAGCAGGGTTTCCTGCAGCTCCCCAATCCTGGACAAACAAGAGGTTGCATGAGTGCCCAGGACAACTCCAGCAGCCCTCCCTCCTCACAGCACTCACTATTGTCAATGCTCACTTAGAAGcaactgtatatatatatttaagtatttaGCACAGAACTAGGCAATGAGATCTATCCCATACTCCCCGCTTCTGcacacagctgcctgcagacaagcTCACCTGTGTGTGTAGCCAGCTACATCAGTCACGGTGGTAGAGAGATCTATGAGCTGGCTGAAGCAGCTGATGAGGTAGATGGAAACAAAGGCATTCTGGGGGGAAATCATATACCAGAGCAAGGGTCAGAGCTGAGCTGGGACACTGCCCCTTCCTCCACAGCCAGCTCAGCAGtcccagcaggaggaaggagggatggagaagTCACCCATGGCAgtgggagcaaagaagatggccATATTCAGAAGACTGAGCAGGGcttctctgcccagcacagcagttCTGACCAGAGGGACACATCTCCCACCCACTCCAGGATGCTATTTCCAGAGTGTTTGCATGACCTGCCCCCCCGGGACTGGCCCTGACCAGTGCTGGGCCCAGAATGCTCTCCCTGGTGTCATGCAGATTCatcccaccagctctgccctgggacTGTATATGGCTCAGAGCAGGGAGTCTCAGCCTGCAATGCCAGATGAGCTATTTTTAGCTCTGTATTCTCCACTGCATTTTTGAATAGCTGGAAACAAGTCAGGTTGTGAAGGCTCCTGTCCAGCAGTTTGGCAGGCAAATGCAAGGTCAGCCTTGCAggctccccatgggcagcagtcACAGGAGAATCCAGATCTGCAGCACAGTGCAGGTCCAGTCCCCCAAAGACACCACTAAAAGCCAGAGATTTTTGACTTTCCATTTTTATACAGCAGAGGTCTGAATAGGAAACACTTATGCAGATGAGTCCTGGATACCTCTCACTCCCAAGTTAATCATACACTAGCTGGCTCCAAGCTCCCATTTCCACACCATCATGGGCAAGGACAGTCTACCCTGGAGGTCACTCAGTGCAGCTCAGCTAGCCCCACTGTCACCAGCCCAACACAAAACCTCCATCCTCAGCACCTGCTCACCCTCCACAATGGAGTCCAGCTGCATGAACATACAGACACAAGCTTCAGGGCTGGCTCATGTCTGGCATTGGGGTAACCTGCACAGGTAATAAACACAACCCACAGAGCACACTTTTCCCCTGGACCAGTCTGGGAGATCATCCTTAACTCACCTTGCTGACCAGGGCGCTGAGCTCTGTTGGACTGAGGTCACCGTACATCCCAGAAAAGATGGGAATGGCAATGACCACGTAACTCAGGATGCTGCCCAGGTAGTCGAAGGTATTGATTCCAACTGGGCAGAAGCATATCGAGAGGAGACAGTGAGATGGAGGGGGGAACCTTTGTCCCGCACAGGCTCAAGTGCGGCTCATGAGCCCGGTCAGAGGAAGACCCGTGTCCTGCCTCAGCCCCTCAAAATGCTCCCATGCAGAAGAACCCATATCACAGGAGAGCACAAGCACCGGGGTGCAAACCCATTTGCCAAGCAAAGAGCTCCCTGGGGAAGGCACCAGAAAGAGGAAACATCACCCAGACACACAGCTTGGGAACCATGATGGGGCAAGAGCCACTTTGCCTACTTGTTTCCACTCTTCAGGACTCAGCTGACTCCAGGAAACAGGGGTAAAGTCacccactgagcagggaggcaGAAAGGAAGATCTGGTCACAAAGTCtgccttgcagcacaggagaggcAGAAAGACTTAAGCCCCCAAACTACCACAGAGATACCTGCATGCAGGGCTCTTCCTCTCTTACAGTGCTCAGAAGCTCACCATGATGGTGAGATAAGGAAGAGTTGTCTTGACACCAGTTATTTAAGCCACAAACCTGGACCCAGTGACCATAGttgaaaagagattttcaggTGGCAACCACGCTCATGGGACAGGCTCTACAGGACAACTCTATAGAGCTCCCAACCTCATATACTGAATCTTCTCCCTCCCTAGAGCCCAAGCACTTTCCTCTCTTCATAACCACTGAATGCCTGCCCCACAAAGAGTGCAGATTCTTGCATATTCCTCTTTTTGAGCTTGGTTTCTCCGACTTAGCTGGTTCCTCTACAGCTTTGCTCTCCACCAGACTTTTTTCACAACAGGATTCCCATTCAAGAGGGCAGGGGGCACCCCCCATTCACTCTCAAGGCTTTCATGCACCAGCAAGCCTCTGGGGAAAGAGGTGGGAAAGGATGATCCCGCACTGCTCCTCTAGCATCAAGTTGCCAAGCCTGTGGGCCACCACGATAGAGCTACCACATGCCCCAGTTCACCCGCAAAACTCCCCACTCACTGTATAGCCAGAGCTCCTTCCCTATCAGCTCcctctggctctgcagcaggctcTGCAGCCTGCGGTCTGTGCGCATGTGCTCCACTCGTCCAGCCCTGTAAAATAAGATTGCAACATGTCACAGACTTCCTGGGACCACCGCAACAGGATAAAAGCATGGTTCTCTAGGACTGAGACCTGGAAAAGGCCTGCACCATAGTTTCCAAGCAATAGCTCTTTTTGAGCAGGAACCGAACACCCAACCCTTGAGCAATCACAGTCAAGGCTACACACACTTTCTCAGCAGAGCCTGGTTGGAAGAGGGGGCAGAGCATGGCCACACAGCTGGGGCCAGAAAAGAGAGGGCagaagggagcagggaggagaaggcaggTCAACACTGCCTGCGTGGCCAGGAGCCGCAGGCCACCtgttccccttccccagcccagggGAGTGGGACCGGACATCCACGTCCTctgccctcctcacagcctgacCCCAGAAGGGGCACAGCCACCAGCCTGGGTGATCCCAGTCTCAAAGCCCtcctttgccaggagctcccccACAGAGATCCGCCCGGGCTGAAGGTGATGCTCCCACGGCCTCGCTGTCTGCGGTGCCAGCAGCCCTGGACCCCCCTCCACTGAGCACACAACAAGGAGTGGGATCCCAGCTCTCAGCCACCTCCTCAGCGAAGCAGGGCAGCTCCTCCTGCTCATTTGCAAGGGTTGGGCTGCCCTCAGGTGGCAAAACATAGACAGAGCTCAGTGCAATTCCCACTGCAGCTGTTGCCAGTACCACCCTGCCATACACCTGTGCCTAGCACCCATGCATGCTCCCACTGTGGTTAACACAACTGGGAAATCACTAGGGCCTGCAGAGACAAAAAACAGGATTCatacaaatacaaaaaattaagatttttaaaagattctCAATGCTTAGATAGATacattctttctgaaaaataaacccATTAGGAATTCAGTTTGGCATCTGTTATTGCCCTTCAGCTTGCAATATCCACCTCAGTTAAGTACTGAGCAGTAATCTTTGCTGCTGATCATTCAGAGAAGGACAAAGCCTCGAACAAGAGGAGTTACAGGCAAGGCACTGGGGATCAGAGGTTTCAGCTGAAGTGTGAAACTAGTATTGGCAGCTGTTAGTTCTTTTGCAGATGCAGAGAGATTGTTGATTGCTGTCATCTTTTCCTCACATTCAGTTCACTTCTAAAGCAAGTTTGCCAAAGGTTAAGAAACCAAAGGAAGTAAAAAGGTGACAATgctcaggtttttgtttttcctttaccaAAGCAATCTATGGTTAGACAAGTACAAGAGGACAAGCTTTAACAACTTCTACAAGCTAGAGAAGGCAGGCAATCAAAACCAGCCACATCCATTCATCAAGTCCTCCTCCTTTCACAGAATTACAGGAATAACACCCTTATAAAAgattcctttatttttaattaagacacatacagagaaaaatatctagttttgtgcattttaattaaattctgATTTCCCAAACAGAGCTTTTCTACTACTGAACCATATAAAACTAAAGCAAGAAACCCCATTTTCTAATATaataattcattttctgtttccaaCTTAATAATAGAATAAGAAGCGTCAAAAATATGAGGAAAAGTACTACAGCTTAAATAAGAAGATACTCTAATTGCTTGCACTTGATTAACAAAAATCAGCACTAACCAATAAGAATCAACCAGCCCACAAAGAAAGAACTAAGACTTGTCAATGCAAAACAAGATTGATCTCAATTATTGAGATCAAGGTTTCCTGCTTGCCAGTTTAAATCTCTACAAAAATCAGTGATTTTGAATCAAACTACCTTGGGGACAACACTACAACACTTGAAGTGCTCAATCATGACATCATTAATGAGCCAAACACAGATCACAGCCAGGAAAAGCCAGAGATATAGCAGCCAGTGCTTTCTTAAATTCCTGGAAGAAGCGTGATTCCATAACATACATGCCAACTGCAGATGCCTGAAGAGAGAGGAGCAAAGACTCTGACCTACAGGGTACCCCAACACAAATCACAGTAAAACTGTGGCCCTTTTGCTGGATTCTAGCCTTTTCTGTGCAATACCATAAAGGCTCCAAGCAACAACTCAACAGACTTCAGGGCACTGCTAAGCAGTGAGGTGCTGCTGGGCTCTGGACAGCACACTCAACTCTGGAAACCTCAGTAACAGCCAGATGTAAATAGCACAGTGCGAATTCAGAGAATACCAATAAAATGTTGGGAGGGTCAGGGCAAAGACTGAGcaagaaaagcaagcagcaaTGAGGAGGCAAGACAACAGCCTGACATACCTGTAGAAGAAATGCAGGTTAGCAGCAGCAGGATGGGGCCAGAAGCAACCTGCAGAAAGTTCCCAGGGGAACATCCTGACAGGATGCAATGAGACCTTGAGCAATCTTCCAGGTAAGGCCCAGTGCAAAAACATCAGAAATGGTCTCTAAGCCATAATCAAATCTGTATCAGGCCTCTGGGGATGgttggaagggagagagaaaaaaagctagTTGCCTCCAGCTACTGTGAAGTTATTCCTGCAGACAATGCACAGAATGCAAAGGGAAACAGTGACAGGGAGAGGAGGTTGTATGACCCTGCAGAGGCCTTGTGGCTGCAGCAGGACGGAGGGAACAGGAaagctcaggcagcagcaaaaggaCTCTGACTCCCCCGGAATACATGACTACAGGGAGGATGCTCCAAGCTGGCAGGATCCCCAAGAACACATAAAGAAATGAACATGCCCACCACTTACCTGTAGAAAGCAGCTGGTTCTGCATTGACACGAATCTGCATGTGCTTGAACCtggacaacagaaaaaaacatcatAAGGATCATGCACAACTGCCCAGTGAACTTTGTAGCCAACATCCTTGCTAAAGGACACTCCTCTTGCATCAGTGAGAGCACTGATCTGACATCTCTCTTGACAGAAATGTTCAACAGGCTCAAAAGGTGCTGAACAAGGCTTAGCACACCATGACATCATTCTCGGCCAGCTCAGTGGTGCACCTcattcagcaacctgctctctgTGCATGTCTTCTCAGCCCTTCTCATCCCTTCCCTTTTGGAAGCTCAGTCTGCCCCCCTGTACCACACCACCTTCTGCTGTATTCCAGAACGCCCTGAGCCCCAGGGAAAGCTGTATagcccctgccacacacacatcCAACCCTGCAGGGAAAGGGGAGATGAGTTGGCTGAGCATATAGAGAGATTGCGCCATTTTAGGTATTCACATTCACGAAGTAATGAACCAGAAACCCATCTGGTTTCTTGTCAGTGGTTCTGTCAGTGAACTTGCATCTACACCCAAGGATGCTCCATGTGCAGTTTTCTCCAGCTCACCCAATGCATCAGCaga
This is a stretch of genomic DNA from Apteryx mantelli isolate bAptMan1 chromosome 4, bAptMan1.hap1, whole genome shotgun sequence. It encodes these proteins:
- the ABCD4 gene encoding lysosomal cobalamin transporter ABCD4 isoform X5 is translated as MAGGRAAAGGGRPWPQLDLLFLRRFLRIQAVLFPKWPSPNVLMFLTLLCVALLEQLVIYQVGVIPSQYYEVLGNKDFSGFKTLTAIALTLIVVNSTLKSFDQFICNRMYVSWRKSLTEYLHSCYFYGQVYYSLHVLREDIDNPDQRISQDVERFCRQLSSMASKLIISPFTLAYYTYQCFHSTGWLGPVSIFGYFVIGTVVNKVLMSPIVSKLVQQEKLEGDFRFKHMQIRVNAEPAAFYRAGRVEHMRTDRRLQSLLQSQRELIGKELWLYIGINTFDYLGSILSYVVIAIPIFSGMYGDLSPTELSALVSKNAFVSIYLISCFSQLIDLSTTVTDVAGYTHRIGELQETLLSLGRKKKANYSEAKDSWDLDNSHAGEDPMPGNTAFLLERVTLSVPSSGKLLIKDLSLRISQGSSVMIVGNTGTGKTSLLRVLGGLWESTQGSVEMLTCFGPHGVVFLPQRPFFTDGSLRDQVIYPLKEIYPVSGSADDERIVRFLELAGLSDLLARAGGLDQQVDWNWYDVLSPGEMQRLSFARLFYLQPRYAVLDEATSALTEEVEHELYRVCLQLGMTLVSVGHRASLEKFHSWILKLHGEGRWELTRCEKMKQLPAGEEC
- the ABCD4 gene encoding lysosomal cobalamin transporter ABCD4 isoform X3, which codes for MAGGRAAAGGGRPWPQLDLLFLRRFLRIQAVLFPKWPSPNVLMFLTLLCVALLEQLVIYQVGVIPSQYYEVLGNKDFSGFKTLTAIALTLIVVNSTLKSFDQFICNRMYVSWRKSLTEYLHSCYFYGQVYYSLHVLREDIDNPDQRISQDVERFCRQLSSMASKLIISPFTLAYYTYQCFHSTGWLGPVSIFGYFVIGTVVNKVLMSPIVSKLVQQEKLEGDFRFKHMQIRVNAEPAAFYRAGRVEHMRTDRRLQSLLQSQRELIGKELWLYIGINTFDYLGSILSYVVIAIPIFSGMYGDLSPTELSALVSKNAFVSIYLISCFSQLIDLSTTVTDVAGYTHRIGELQETLLSLGRKKKANYSEAKDSWDLDNSHAGEDPMPGNTAFLLERVTLSVPSSGKLLIKDLSLRISQGSSVMIVGNTGTGKTSLLRVLGGLWESTQGSVEMLTCFGPHGVVFLPQRPFFTDGSLRDQVIYPLKEIYPVSGSADDERIVRFLELAGLSDLLARAGGLDQQVDWNWYDVLSPGEMQRLSFARLFYLQPRYAVLDEATSALTEEVEHELYRVCLQLGMTLVSVGHRASLEKVRWGGSTSLPASSERGQTARKSEQGWRTLIWVDMPL
- the ABCD4 gene encoding lysosomal cobalamin transporter ABCD4 isoform X7, translating into MAGGRAAAGGGRPWPQLDLLFLRRFLRIQAVLFPKWPSPNVLMFLTLLCVALLEQLVIYQVGVIPSQYYEVLGNKDFSGFKTLTAIALTLIVVNSTLKSFDQFICNRMYVSWRKSLTEYLHSCYFYGQVYYSLHVLREDIDNPDQRISQDVERFCRQLSSMASKLIISPFTLAYYTYQCFHSTGWLGPVSIFGYFVIGTVVNKVLMSPIVSKLVQQEKLEGDFRFKHMQIRVNAEPAAFYRAGRVEHMRTDRRLQSLLQSQRELIGKELWLYIGINTFDYLGSILSYVVIAIPIFSGMYGDLSPTELSALVSKNAFVSIYLISCFSQLIDLSTTVTDVAGYTHRIGELQETLLSLGRKKKANYSEAKDSWDLDNSHAGEDPMPGNTAFLLERVTLSVPSSGKLLIKDLSLRISQGSSVMIVGNTGTGKTSLLRVLGGLWESTQGSVEMLTCFGPHGVVFLPQRPFFTDGSLRDQVIYPLKEIYPVSGSADDERIVRFLELAGLSDLLARAGGLDQQVDWNWYDVLSPGEMQRLSFARLFYLQPRYAGLGKVTSWLSQPRG
- the ABCD4 gene encoding lysosomal cobalamin transporter ABCD4 isoform X9, which translates into the protein MAGGRAAAGGGRPWPQLDLLFLRRFLRIQAVLFPKWPSPNVLMFLTLLCVALLEQLVIYQVGVIPSQYYEVLGNKDFSGFKTLTAIALTLIVVNSTLKSFDQFICNRMYVSWRKSLTEYLHSCYFYGQVYYSLHVLREDIDNPDQRISQDVERFCRQLSSMASKLIISPFTLAYYTYQCFHSTGWLGPVSIFGYFVIGTVVNKVLMSPIVSKLVQQEKLEGDFRFKHMQIRVNAEPAAFYRAGRVEHMRTDRRLQSLLQSQRELIGKELWLYIGINTFDYLGSILSYVVIAIPIFSGMYGDLSPTELSALVSKNAFVSIYLISCFSQLIDLSTTVTDVAGYTHRIGELQETLLSLGRKKKANYSEAKDSWDLDNSHAGEDPMPGNTAFLLERVTLSVPSSGKLLIKDLSLRISQGSSVMIVGNTGTGKTSLLRVLGGLWESTQGSVEMLTCFGPHGVVFLPQRPFFTDGSLRDQVIYPLKEIYPVSGSADDERIVRFLELAGLVSAVLSAV